In Peromyscus maniculatus bairdii isolate BWxNUB_F1_BW_parent chromosome 9, HU_Pman_BW_mat_3.1, whole genome shotgun sequence, one genomic interval encodes:
- the C9H14orf119 gene encoding uncharacterized protein C14orf119 homolog has protein sequence MPLESSSSSVPPNNINRSFPIPMSYITSHEMKCILHWFSCWSGPQRERFLQDLVAKAVPGKLQPLLDCLEQLSVSGTNRPPCIFECQLRLWDQWFRGWTEKERNEFVRQLEVSEPDFVAKFYQAVAATAGKD, from the coding sequence ATGCCACTGGAATCATCTTCCTCGTCAGTGCCACCAAACAACATAAACAGATCCTTCCCTATTCCAATGTCTTACATCACTTCCCATGAGATGAAGTGTATTCTTCACTGGTTCTCCTGTTGGTCAGGTCCCCAGCGGGAACGTTTTCTACAAGACCTGGTTGCTAAGGCAGTGCCTGGAAAGCTGCAGCCACTCTTGGATTGTCTGGAGCAGCTCAGTGTGTCTGGGACAAACCGACCACCTTGTATCTTTGAGTGTCAGCTGCGTCTTTGGGATCAGTGGTTTCGAGGTTGGACTGAGAAGGAGCGCAATGAATTTGTCAGACAGCTGGAGGTCAGTGAACCGGATTTCGTGGCCAAGTTTTACCAAGCAGTGGCTGCCACTGCTGGTAAAGACTGA